The Sesamum indicum cultivar Zhongzhi No. 13 linkage group LG2, S_indicum_v1.0, whole genome shotgun sequence genome contains a region encoding:
- the LOC105156053 gene encoding probable lysophospholipase BODYGUARD 3, with amino-acid sequence MGVKERIKSGFAMAGRFLNEILSFLVFTLLDLLDIVLCYVYKIADFLIEAEWKPCYCPSGKDAIASSGKILVSELGESKIVRVSSSRLQLEEISDTLYSRPSLVSEVSESSIIRASQKRRKSRRADVHSTFTVNSTIIEMLQGRIGGQQTLPIPRWSDCDCKTCTSWTSSSKETLFVKVDGARDNVREDVVFIHGFISSSAFWTETLYPNFSKSAKSKYRFLAVDLLGFGRSPKPTDSLYTLREHVDMIERSVLEAYKVKSFHIVAHSLGCILALALAVKHPGSVKSLTLLAPPYFPTPKGEQATQYMMRRVAPRRVWPAIAFGASIACWYEHISRTICLVICKNHRLWEFLAKLLTRNRMRTYLMEGFFLHTHNAAWHTLHNIICGTAGKIEGYLEEVKTRLKCDITIFHGRDDELIPVECSYNVQSRIPRAHVKVFEKKDHITIVVGRQKAFARELEGIWKNASA; translated from the exons ATGGGAGTTAAGGAGAGAATCAAATCAGGGTTCGCAATGGCAGGCAGATTCTTGAACGAAATCTTGAGTTTCCTAGTGTTCACTCTGCTAGACCTCCTGGATATTGTTTTGTGCTATGTTTACAAGATTGCGGATTTTTTGATCGAAGCAGAATGGAAGCCGTGCTATTGTCCGTCAGGGAAAGATGCAATAGCCAGCAGCGGCAAGATCTTGGTTTCGGAGCTGGGGGAGTCGAAAATCGTCCGGGTAAGTTCCAGCAGATTGCAGCTGGAAGAAATCTCAGACACTCTCTACTCGCGCCCCTCGCTGGTGTCTGAGGTCTCGGAATCTTCTATCATACGTGCGTCGCAGAAGAGACGTAAGAGCCGACGGGCCGACGTTCATTCCACGTTCACCGTTAATTCGACCATCATCGAGATGCTGCAAGGCAGGATCGGGGGGCAGCAAACGCTTCCTATTCCTAGATGGTCGGATTGCGATTGCAAAACTTGCACATCTTGGACTTCGTCTAGCAAAGAAACTCTCTTCGTCAAAGTTGATGGAGCTAGAG ACAACGTGCGAGAAGACGTAGTGTTCATACACGGATTCATATCATCGTCGGCTTTCTGGACCGAGACCCTCTACCCAAACTTCTCCAAGTCAGCAAAATCCAAGTACAGGTTTCTAGCAGTGGATCTGCTTGGTTTTGGGAGGAGCCCGAAGCCAACTGACTCACTATACACATTGCGGGAGCATGTGGACATGATCGAGAGGTCTGTTCTTGAGGCGTACAAAGTGAAATCTTTCCACATCGTGGCTCATTCGCTGGGTTGCATTTTGGCCCTGGCCCTCGCAGTGAAGCATCCAGGCTCAGTCAAGTCCCTAACACTACTTGCACCG CCGTATTTTCCAACTCCAAAAGGAGAACAAGCCACACAATATATGATGAGAAGAGTGGCGCCGAGGCGCGTGTGGCCGGCGATCGCGTTTGGCGCGTCAATCGCTTGCTGGTATGAGCACATAAGCCGGACCATCTGCCTAGTGATATGCAAGAACCACCGCCTGTGGGAGTTTCTCGCCAAACTGCTCACCAGAAACAG GATGCGGACGTACTTGATGGAGGGGTTTttcctacacacacacaacgcTGCGTGGCACACTCTCCACAACATCATCTGTGGAACCGCAGGCAAAATCGAGGGCTATTTGGAGGAAGTTAAGACCCGACTCAAATGCGACATCACAATATTTCACGGTAGAGACGACGAGCTGATCCCAGTTGAGTGCAGTTACAACGTGCAGTCCAGAATCCCTCGGGCGCACGTCAAGGTGTTCGAGAAGAAAGATCACATCACCATAGTTGTCGGACGGCAGAAGGCGTTTGCGCGGGAACTTGAGGGGATTTGGAAGAATGCAagtgcttaa